A section of the Streptomyces sp. 6-11-2 genome encodes:
- a CDS encoding gamma-glutamyl-gamma-aminobutyrate hydrolase family protein, with translation MKEHTVGEPLIGVSTYLESRASWGVWELPAALLPAVYPRLVQAAGGLAVMLPPDDPSHAASVVARLDGLVVAGGPDVEPERYGAEREPRTGPPARERDAWELALIRAALDSGTPLLGICRGMQLLNVELGGTLVQHIDGHTEDVGVFGSHPVTPVAGTRYAAVVPEKTCVPTYHHQAVDRLGEGLRTSARATDGTVEAVELPGDRFVLGVQWHPEMGEDVRVMAALVRAASEG, from the coding sequence ATGAAGGAGCACACAGTGGGCGAGCCGCTCATCGGCGTCAGCACCTATCTGGAGTCCCGGGCGTCCTGGGGGGTCTGGGAGCTGCCCGCGGCGCTGCTGCCCGCCGTCTACCCGCGGCTGGTGCAGGCCGCGGGCGGGCTCGCGGTCATGCTGCCACCGGACGATCCGTCCCACGCAGCGTCGGTGGTCGCCCGCCTCGACGGGCTGGTCGTCGCGGGCGGCCCGGACGTCGAGCCGGAGCGCTACGGCGCCGAGCGCGAGCCGCGCACCGGGCCGCCCGCGCGGGAGCGTGACGCCTGGGAACTCGCCCTGATCCGGGCGGCGTTGGACTCGGGCACGCCTCTGCTCGGCATCTGCCGCGGCATGCAGCTGCTGAACGTCGAGCTCGGCGGCACCCTCGTCCAGCACATCGACGGCCACACCGAGGACGTCGGCGTCTTCGGCTCCCACCCGGTGACCCCGGTGGCGGGCACGCGGTACGCGGCCGTGGTACCGGAGAAGACGTGCGTCCCGACGTACCACCACCAGGCGGTGGACCGCCTGGGCGAGGGCCTGCGTACCTCGGCCCGTGCGACGGACGGCACGGTGGAGGCGGTGGAACTGCCCGGCGACCGTTTCGTGCTGGGCGTGCAGTGGCACCCGGAGATGGGCGAGGACGTACGGGTGATGGCCGCGCTGGTGCGCGCGGCGTCGGAGGGCTGA